From Enhydrobacter sp., the proteins below share one genomic window:
- the tkt gene encoding transketolase — protein sequence MTEQAAAHRDMANAIRALAMDAVQQADSGHPGMPMGMADVATVLFARFLKFDATDPHWPDRDRFVLSAGHGSMLLYSLLHLTGYADMTLDELKRFRQLGSRTAGHPEYGHASGIETTTGPLGQGLGNSVGFALAERLLAQRFGRDVVDHYTYVIAGDGCLMEGIGQEAITLAGHLGLGRLIVLFDDNGISIDGPTSLSTSEDHKKRFAAAGWHVQGVDGHDPEAVTRAIRKARKVEDKPSLIACKTVIGYGAPTKAGTAATHGSPLGKDEIAGAREKLGWAHAPFDIPEPVFTAWRKVGARGKSQRRKWVKRHAAMAEPDRAEFDRRIKGDIPPAVGEAIAAFKEKIAGEKPSWATRKSSQEALEVINPVLPDTVGGSADLTGSNNTKTATLKGASRTDAAGRYVYYGIREHAMAAAMNGMALHGGVIPYGGTFLVFTDYCRPSIRLSALMGLCVIYVMTHDSIGLGEDGPTHQPVEHLPALRAIPNLLVMRPADTIETAECWQIALESRTTPSVIALTRQNLPTVRGASSVQGGDDNPCRRGAYILAGDGAAPVRLIASGSEVHLALAARDLLAKDGIQSAVVSMPSWELFAVQDDTYRRQVMGPEGTARVACEAATGFGWERWLGARGEFVGMKGFGASAKAGDLFRHFGITAEAIAAAARRLTG from the coding sequence ATGACCGAACAAGCCGCTGCCCATCGCGACATGGCGAACGCCATCAGGGCCCTGGCCATGGACGCCGTGCAGCAGGCGGATTCGGGCCATCCCGGCATGCCGATGGGAATGGCCGACGTCGCCACGGTCCTGTTCGCCAGGTTCCTGAAGTTCGACGCAACCGATCCGCACTGGCCGGACCGCGATCGCTTTGTCCTCTCCGCCGGCCACGGCTCGATGCTGCTCTATTCGCTGCTCCACCTGACTGGCTACGCCGACATGACGCTCGACGAGCTGAAGCGCTTCCGCCAGCTCGGCAGCCGCACCGCCGGCCATCCCGAGTACGGCCATGCCAGTGGCATCGAAACCACGACCGGACCGCTCGGCCAGGGGCTCGGCAACTCGGTGGGCTTCGCGCTGGCCGAACGGTTGCTCGCCCAGCGCTTCGGCCGCGACGTCGTCGATCACTACACCTACGTCATCGCCGGCGACGGTTGCCTGATGGAGGGCATCGGCCAGGAGGCCATCACGCTGGCCGGCCATCTCGGCCTCGGCCGGCTGATCGTGCTGTTCGACGACAACGGCATCTCGATCGACGGCCCGACCTCGCTGTCGACGTCGGAGGACCACAAGAAGCGCTTCGCCGCCGCCGGCTGGCACGTGCAGGGCGTCGACGGCCACGATCCCGAGGCGGTGACCCGCGCCATCCGCAAGGCGCGCAAGGTCGAGGACAAGCCGTCGCTGATCGCCTGCAAGACCGTGATCGGCTACGGCGCGCCGACCAAGGCCGGCACCGCCGCCACGCACGGCTCGCCGCTCGGCAAGGACGAGATCGCCGGCGCGCGCGAGAAGCTCGGCTGGGCACACGCGCCCTTCGACATCCCGGAGCCCGTCTTCACCGCCTGGCGCAAGGTCGGCGCGCGCGGCAAGTCGCAGCGCCGCAAGTGGGTCAAGCGCCACGCCGCGATGGCCGAGCCCGATCGCGCCGAGTTCGATCGGCGCATCAAGGGCGACATCCCGCCCGCCGTCGGCGAGGCGATCGCCGCCTTCAAGGAGAAGATCGCCGGCGAGAAGCCGTCGTGGGCCACGCGCAAGTCGAGCCAGGAGGCGCTCGAGGTGATCAATCCCGTGCTGCCCGACACGGTCGGCGGCTCGGCCGATCTCACCGGCTCGAACAACACCAAGACCGCGACCCTGAAGGGCGCGAGCCGCACCGATGCGGCCGGGCGCTACGTCTATTACGGCATCCGCGAGCACGCGATGGCGGCGGCCATGAACGGCATGGCCCTGCATGGCGGCGTGATCCCCTACGGCGGCACGTTCCTGGTCTTCACCGATTACTGTCGCCCGTCGATCCGGCTCTCCGCACTGATGGGTCTGTGCGTGATCTATGTCATGACGCACGACTCGATCGGGCTCGGCGAGGACGGCCCGACGCACCAGCCGGTCGAACACCTGCCGGCCTTGCGCGCGATCCCGAATCTGCTGGTGATGCGGCCGGCCGACACCATCGAGACCGCCGAATGCTGGCAGATCGCGCTCGAAAGCCGCACGACCCCGAGCGTCATCGCGCTCACCCGGCAGAACCTGCCGACGGTGCGCGGTGCCTCGTCGGTTCAAGGGGGCGACGACAATCCGTGCCGCCGCGGCGCCTACATCCTGGCCGGCGATGGCGCCGCGCCGGTGCGCCTGATCGCATCGGGCTCGGAGGTCCATCTCGCGCTGGCGGCCCGCGATCTCCTGGCGAAAGACGGCATCCAGTCGGCGGTTGTGTCCATGCCGAGTTGGGAGTTGTTTGCCGTCCAGGACGACACATATCGGCGGCAGGTCATGGGCCCCGAGGGCACGGCGCGCGTCGCCTGCGAGGCGGCTACGGGCTTCGGCTGGGAGCGCTGGCTCGGCGCCAGGGGGGAGTTCGTCGGCATGAAGGGGTTCGGGGCGTCGGCCAAGGCGGGCGATCTCTTCAGGCATTTCGGCATCACCGCCGAGGCGATCGCGGCGGCGGCGCGTCGGCTGACAGGCTAA
- the gap gene encoding type I glyceraldehyde-3-phosphate dehydrogenase, translated as MAVRVAINGFGRIGRNVLRAIMESGRKDIEVVAINDLGPVETNAHLFRFDSVHGKYNGEVKVDGDTLDVGRGKIKVTAERDPAKLPHKALGVDIAMECTGIFTSKDKASAHVAAGAKRVLVSAPADNADLTVVYGVNHDKLTRDHVVVSNASCTTNCLAPVAKVLNDAVGIDKGFMTTIHAYTGDQPTLDTMHKDLYRGRAAALSMIPTSTGAAKAVGLVLPELNGKLDGVAIRVPTPNVSVVDFKFVARKKTDKDEINKAIKLAAANQLKGILGWTDAPNVSIDFNHDSHSSTFHMDQTKVMDGTLVRVMSWYDNEWGFSNRMSDTAVAMGKLG; from the coding sequence ATGGCAGTTCGAGTTGCAATCAACGGCTTCGGGCGCATCGGCCGCAACGTGCTGCGCGCCATCATGGAGTCCGGCCGCAAGGACATCGAGGTCGTCGCCATCAACGATCTCGGCCCGGTAGAGACAAACGCCCATCTCTTCCGCTTCGACTCGGTGCACGGCAAGTACAACGGCGAGGTCAAGGTCGACGGCGACACGCTCGACGTCGGTCGCGGCAAGATCAAGGTGACCGCCGAGCGCGATCCGGCAAAGCTGCCGCACAAGGCGCTGGGCGTCGACATCGCCATGGAGTGCACCGGCATCTTCACCAGCAAGGACAAGGCCTCCGCGCACGTCGCCGCCGGCGCCAAGCGCGTGCTGGTTTCGGCTCCAGCCGACAACGCCGACCTCACGGTCGTCTACGGCGTCAACCACGACAAGCTCACCAGGGATCACGTCGTCGTCTCCAACGCCTCGTGCACGACCAACTGCCTGGCGCCCGTCGCCAAGGTGCTGAACGACGCGGTCGGCATCGACAAGGGGTTCATGACCACCATCCACGCCTACACCGGCGACCAGCCGACGCTCGACACGATGCACAAGGATCTCTATCGCGGCCGCGCGGCGGCGCTGTCGATGATCCCGACCTCGACGGGTGCGGCCAAGGCGGTCGGCCTGGTGCTGCCCGAGCTCAACGGCAAGCTCGACGGCGTGGCGATCCGCGTGCCAACGCCGAACGTCTCCGTCGTCGACTTCAAGTTCGTCGCCAGGAAGAAGACCGACAAGGACGAGATCAACAAGGCGATCAAGCTCGCCGCCGCCAACCAGCTCAAGGGCATCCTGGGCTGGACGGACGCGCCGAACGTGTCGATCGACTTCAACCACGACAGCCACTCCTCGACCTTCCACATGGACCAGACCAAGGTGATGGACGGCACGCTGGTGCGCGTCATGAGCTGGTACGACAACGAGTGGGGCTTCTCCAACCGCATGTCCGACACCGCGGTGGCGATGGGCAAGCTGGGCTAG
- a CDS encoding GntR family transcriptional regulator, with amino-acid sequence MTPDSRRKTRPPRKGDVAADKAVYDSIRRAMHMGRLPPGARLQEPVLARVLKVSRERVRKALHRLVHEGWLEAVPNRGTVVPALSVDDIREIYEVRALLEAGIVRRLSAAIAPDQKRKLKAHVRQERVAIRRDDRASLFALSGRFHVLLAELCGNAQLAHLLGGLLARSTMHFSLSAPARFHNCAGPHDHGDIVAAIAAGKTERASRLMLAHLTGLVEMQSARPPTRGPVDLAEAFRGL; translated from the coding sequence GTGACGCCCGATAGCCGCAGGAAGACCAGGCCGCCCCGCAAAGGCGACGTGGCCGCCGACAAGGCGGTCTACGACTCGATCCGGCGCGCCATGCACATGGGCCGGCTGCCGCCCGGCGCCCGGCTGCAGGAGCCGGTGCTGGCGCGCGTGCTGAAGGTCAGTCGCGAGCGCGTCCGCAAGGCGTTGCACCGGCTGGTGCACGAAGGCTGGCTCGAGGCCGTCCCCAATCGCGGCACCGTGGTGCCGGCGCTGTCGGTCGACGACATCCGCGAGATCTACGAGGTGCGCGCGCTGCTGGAGGCCGGCATCGTGCGCCGTCTGAGCGCCGCCATCGCGCCGGATCAGAAGCGAAAGCTGAAGGCGCACGTCCGGCAGGAACGGGTCGCCATCCGGCGCGACGACCGCGCCAGCCTGTTTGCGCTGTCGGGCCGGTTCCATGTCCTGCTGGCCGAACTCTGCGGCAACGCGCAGCTTGCGCACCTGCTGGGCGGCCTGCTGGCGCGGTCGACGATGCATTTCTCGTTGTCGGCGCCGGCCCGGTTCCACAACTGCGCCGGTCCCCACGATCACGGCGACATCGTCGCGGCGATCGCGGCGGGCAAAACGGAAAGGGCGAGCAGGTTGATGCTCGCCCATCTCACGGGTCTCGTCGAAATGCAGTCGGCGCGGCCGCCGACCCGCGGTCCGGTCGACCTGGCCGAGGCGTTCCGCGGCCTCTAG
- a CDS encoding ABC transporter ATP-binding protein: protein MQAARQTKAALTLDVEDLTVRYGQALAVDGVTLSIEPGEVVALLGPSGCGKTTLLRVVAGFVRQAAGRVRVDGTPIDHLPANQRNVGIVFQNYALFPHMTVEENVAYGLRARGMRGPDVLARVSRFLDIVQLGGFRQRLPRQLSGGQQQRVALARALAVEPSILLLDEPFAALDRNLRLDMQIEVKRLQRSLGLTTILVTHDQDEAMSVADRIAVMNGGRVEQFDSPVAIYDRPRTLFVNGFIGTTNLLPGRIAARRGETASVTLDSGATLDLSAPPALEVGAAVLLSVRPEQLVLSSMPGPDTWRVEPGLSLPLGAQLVHEARTADGTPLKIVEPRTAASSPAGRVYCALATDARPSLFPRVPS from the coding sequence GTGCAGGCAGCGCGACAGACCAAGGCGGCACTGACCCTCGACGTCGAGGATCTGACCGTGCGCTACGGCCAGGCTCTCGCGGTCGACGGCGTGACGCTCTCCATCGAGCCCGGCGAGGTCGTCGCCCTGCTCGGGCCGTCGGGCTGCGGCAAGACCACCCTGCTGCGCGTCGTCGCGGGCTTCGTCCGCCAGGCCGCCGGCAGGGTCCGGGTCGACGGCACGCCGATCGACCACCTGCCGGCCAACCAGCGCAATGTCGGCATCGTCTTCCAGAACTACGCCCTCTTCCCGCATATGACCGTCGAGGAGAACGTCGCCTACGGCCTGCGCGCCCGGGGCATGCGCGGGCCCGACGTGCTCGCCCGCGTCTCGCGCTTTCTCGACATCGTGCAGCTCGGTGGCTTCCGCCAGCGCCTGCCGCGCCAGCTTTCGGGCGGACAGCAGCAGCGCGTGGCTCTGGCCCGGGCGCTCGCCGTCGAGCCGTCGATCCTGCTGCTCGACGAGCCGTTCGCCGCTCTCGACCGAAATCTGCGCCTCGACATGCAGATCGAGGTCAAACGCCTGCAGCGCTCCCTCGGTCTCACCACCATCCTGGTGACCCACGACCAAGACGAGGCAATGAGCGTCGCCGACCGCATCGCCGTCATGAACGGGGGCAGGGTCGAGCAGTTCGATTCGCCGGTCGCCATCTACGATCGCCCACGCACCCTGTTCGTCAACGGCTTCATCGGCACCACCAACCTTTTGCCGGGCCGGATCGCCGCGCGCCGGGGCGAGACCGCGTCGGTGACGCTCGATTCGGGTGCCACGCTCGACTTGTCCGCGCCGCCGGCGCTCGAGGTCGGCGCGGCGGTGCTGCTGTCGGTTCGGCCCGAGCAACTCGTGCTGTCGTCGATGCCGGGACCGGACACCTGGCGCGTCGAACCCGGCCTCAGCCTGCCGCTCGGCGCGCAGCTCGTGCACGAGGCGCGCACCGCCGACGGCACACCCCTCAAGATCGTCGAACCGCGCACCGCCGCTTCCAGCCCGGCAGGGCGCGTCTACTGCGCGCTCGCGACCGACGCGCGCCCGTCCCTGTTTCCGCGTGTCCCGTCATAA
- a CDS encoding extracellular solute-binding protein has translation MFTRRNLLAGASALGGAALLPSLAHAKGSVIAATYPGSWEEAYRTVVAPAVKKSHDIDLELQPLYAVDQIAKVRAARGAPPFDAFVLDPGPRITGIEGGLFEKFDGRKITNASKLPAGMIDEWGICVGAQVVGIGYNPKKLPPPKDWKDLLVDPWVSRLGITGFQTTFGTVSLIEIAKAFGGSETNVEPALVELKKALPKIAAVGNPAAMAGLLQQGQCDITYTNIQTVAILKSRGVDIEFVKPASGAVAFFTTMHIAKGSQDAENAYKYFDTVVSKAVGDVLCKPPHNFIPVNKEVVLPASLPMRNLDEMATYVRHDWSKINPLRAGWIEKFNKEMAK, from the coding sequence ATGTTCACCCGCAGAAACCTGCTCGCCGGCGCCAGCGCGCTCGGCGGCGCCGCCCTTCTTCCCTCGCTGGCCCACGCCAAGGGCAGCGTCATCGCCGCGACCTATCCGGGCAGCTGGGAAGAGGCCTACCGCACTGTCGTCGCGCCGGCGGTCAAGAAGTCACACGATATCGATCTCGAGTTGCAGCCGCTCTATGCCGTCGACCAGATCGCCAAGGTACGGGCCGCGCGCGGCGCACCCCCGTTCGACGCCTTCGTGCTCGATCCGGGGCCGCGCATCACCGGCATCGAGGGCGGCCTGTTCGAGAAGTTCGACGGCCGAAAGATCACCAACGCTTCCAAGCTGCCCGCCGGCATGATCGACGAATGGGGCATCTGCGTCGGCGCGCAGGTGGTCGGCATCGGCTACAATCCCAAGAAGCTGCCGCCCCCCAAGGACTGGAAGGACCTGCTGGTCGATCCGTGGGTGTCGCGGCTCGGCATTACGGGCTTCCAGACCACCTTCGGCACGGTGTCGCTGATCGAGATCGCCAAGGCGTTCGGCGGTTCGGAAACCAACGTCGAGCCAGCTCTCGTCGAGCTCAAGAAGGCGCTGCCGAAGATCGCTGCAGTGGGCAACCCCGCCGCCATGGCCGGCCTGCTGCAGCAGGGCCAGTGCGACATCACCTACACCAACATCCAGACCGTCGCCATCCTCAAGAGCCGCGGCGTCGACATCGAGTTCGTCAAGCCGGCGAGCGGCGCAGTGGCCTTCTTCACCACCATGCACATCGCCAAGGGGTCGCAGGACGCCGAGAACGCCTACAAGTACTTCGACACCGTGGTCAGCAAGGCGGTCGGCGACGTTCTCTGCAAGCCGCCGCACAACTTCATCCCGGTGAACAAGGAGGTCGTGCTGCCAGCGTCGCTGCCGATGCGGAACCTCGACGAGATGGCGACCTACGTCCGCCACGACTGGTCGAAGATCAATCCGCTGCGCGCGGGCTGGATCGAGAAGTTCAACAAGGAAATGGCGAAGTGA
- a CDS encoding ABC transporter permease gives MRWRPAEWQLALPLGLAFASLFAAPLLLLVGVSFFNDERITQPGFGQWIKFFGDPFHYKVIADTLLLGAKAVFATVVIGYPLALVFIDLPSRLQRVLLFVIVMPLLLSVVVRTFAWIVVLGREGVVNQLLIGLGVISEPLRLLQTELGLVISLTQIEMPLMLLPLISVMSRLDPNLRDASASLGASRWRTLFTVIVPLSMPGLIAGCLLVFASATTAFISQTVIGGVRLIYLPLLIWQQSLVVFNWPFAAVASLSLLISVLSVIAALSFLGRRSSGNLHG, from the coding sequence GTGAGATGGAGGCCGGCCGAGTGGCAGCTCGCGCTGCCGCTCGGCCTTGCCTTCGCCTCGCTGTTCGCCGCACCGCTGCTGCTTCTGGTCGGCGTGAGCTTCTTCAACGACGAGAGGATCACGCAGCCCGGCTTCGGCCAATGGATCAAGTTCTTCGGCGACCCCTTCCACTACAAGGTGATCGCCGACACCCTGCTGCTCGGCGCCAAGGCGGTGTTCGCCACCGTCGTCATCGGCTATCCGCTGGCACTGGTCTTCATCGACCTGCCGAGCCGCCTGCAGCGCGTCCTCCTGTTCGTCATCGTGATGCCGCTGCTGCTTTCCGTCGTGGTGCGCACCTTCGCCTGGATCGTGGTGCTGGGCCGCGAGGGCGTCGTCAACCAGCTCCTGATCGGACTCGGCGTCATCAGCGAGCCACTTCGCCTGCTGCAGACCGAGCTCGGCCTGGTGATCTCGCTGACCCAGATCGAGATGCCGCTGATGCTGCTGCCGCTGATCAGCGTCATGTCGCGGCTCGACCCCAACCTGCGCGACGCCTCGGCCTCGCTCGGTGCCTCGCGCTGGCGCACGCTCTTCACCGTGATCGTGCCGCTCAGCATGCCGGGCCTGATCGCCGGCTGCCTGCTAGTGTTCGCCAGCGCCACCACCGCCTTCATCTCCCAGACCGTGATCGGCGGGGTGCGGCTGATATACCTGCCGCTGCTGATCTGGCAGCAGTCGCTGGTGGTGTTCAACTGGCCCTTCGCCGCCGTCGCCTCGCTGTCGCTGCTGATCTCCGTGCTGTCGGTCATCGCCGCCCTCTCCTTCCTCGGCCGCCGCTCGAGCGGGAATCTCCATGGGTAG
- a CDS encoding ABC transporter permease, translated as MGRRRSFADLSYALVVGGLALLAVVIIVSPVVIVLMTSFTEGRSLKFPPQGFSLQWYEQLFDPVRSRPIHRAVANSLEVAAWSTALGVLLGAMAALGLTRNRHAAARVADSVFMSPLVLPGLTFGLAALMYFTLIGFRPSLNLIVAGHMIVTVPFILRTTTASLSQLDPALLDSSRSLGASWFYTMRRVVLPLILPGIAAGAFLSFMASLDNVPVSLFLSTARTDMLPIRMWGMMESTLDPRIAAVSGVLIAAAFLLMLVMEWTVGLTRRMRD; from the coding sequence ATGGGTAGGCGCCGCAGCTTCGCCGACCTCTCCTACGCGCTGGTCGTCGGCGGACTGGCGCTGTTGGCCGTCGTCATCATCGTCTCGCCGGTGGTCATCGTGCTGATGACCTCCTTCACCGAGGGCCGCTCACTCAAGTTTCCGCCCCAGGGCTTTTCCTTGCAGTGGTACGAGCAGCTCTTCGATCCGGTCCGCTCCAGGCCGATCCATCGCGCCGTCGCCAACTCGCTCGAGGTCGCCGCCTGGTCGACCGCGCTCGGCGTGCTGCTCGGCGCCATGGCCGCGCTCGGCCTGACGCGCAACCGGCACGCCGCCGCGCGCGTCGCCGACAGCGTGTTCATGTCGCCCCTGGTGCTGCCCGGCCTCACCTTCGGCCTGGCGGCGCTGATGTACTTCACCCTGATCGGCTTCAGACCCTCGCTGAACCTGATCGTCGCCGGGCACATGATCGTGACCGTGCCGTTCATACTGCGCACCACGACGGCGAGCCTGTCGCAGCTCGACCCCGCACTGCTCGATTCCTCGCGCAGCCTCGGCGCGAGCTGGTTCTACACGATGCGCCGCGTCGTGCTGCCGCTGATCCTGCCCGGCATCGCCGCCGGCGCCTTCCTCTCCTTCATGGCCTCACTCGACAACGTGCCGGTTTCGCTGTTCCTGTCGACGGCGCGGACCGACATGCTGCCGATCCGCATGTGGGGAATGATGGAATCGACGCTCGATCCGCGCATCGCCGCGGTGTCGGGTGTCTTGATCGCCGCGGCCTTTCTGCTGATGCTGGTCATGGAATGGACGGTGGGCCTCACCCGCCGCATGCGCGACTAG
- a CDS encoding ureidoglycolate lyase has product MEILPQPLTREAFAPFGDVIDVPDQPGRNYYEEALGNLRPGAWPSLSVSLKGETSERPLRAELLERHEFSSQTFIPLDVARWLVMVAPHAPQGGPDVGAVRAFIATGKQGITYRPNTWHHGLTVLDRPGRFAVFMWRDGGKGDEEFVPVEPFVVRIP; this is encoded by the coding sequence ATGGAGATCTTGCCGCAGCCGCTCACGCGCGAGGCCTTCGCACCGTTCGGCGACGTCATCGACGTGCCCGACCAGCCCGGCCGCAACTACTACGAGGAAGCGCTCGGCAACCTGAGGCCAGGAGCCTGGCCGAGCCTGTCGGTGAGCCTGAAGGGCGAGACTTCCGAACGGCCGCTGCGCGCGGAGCTGCTGGAGCGCCACGAGTTCTCGTCGCAGACCTTCATCCCGCTCGACGTCGCTCGCTGGCTGGTCATGGTGGCGCCGCACGCGCCGCAGGGCGGCCCCGACGTCGGTGCCGTCAGGGCCTTCATTGCCACGGGCAAGCAGGGCATCACCTACAGGCCCAACACCTGGCACCACGGACTCACCGTGCTCGACCGGCCCGGCCGCTTCGCCGTCTTCATGTGGCGCGACGGCGGCAAGGGTGACGAGGAGTTCGTGCCGGTCGAGCCCTTCGTCGTGCGCATTCCCTGA
- a CDS encoding allantoinase PuuE has product MAYDVRRDFIGYGASPPDPKWPNGARIAVNFVMNYEEGSEPSVQDGESRTELALTEAMGLGQVVSGRDLAGEGLFEYGSRVGFWRLMRVFEQRGLPMTVFGCALAMERNPAASAAIVRAGHDVCSHGWRWIMHPELSEAEEREHIAKGVAAIRRMTGERPLGWYCRYGPSVNTRRLLVEEGGFLYDSDYYGDELPFWLTVDGRPHLVVPYSLATNDGKYAGGSVGTSDQWFSLVRDAFDMLYREGATQPKMMSIGMHCRILGQPARTVGLERLLDHMTKHAGVWITRRIDIARHWVATHPYPGKGLNE; this is encoded by the coding sequence ATGGCCTACGACGTTCGCCGCGACTTCATCGGATACGGCGCCAGCCCGCCCGATCCGAAATGGCCGAACGGCGCGCGCATCGCCGTAAATTTCGTGATGAACTACGAGGAAGGCTCGGAGCCCTCGGTGCAGGACGGCGAGAGCCGCACCGAATTGGCGCTCACCGAGGCGATGGGACTCGGCCAGGTCGTCAGCGGCCGCGATCTCGCGGGCGAAGGCCTGTTCGAGTACGGCAGCAGGGTCGGCTTCTGGCGGCTGATGCGCGTCTTCGAGCAGCGCGGCCTGCCGATGACGGTGTTCGGTTGCGCGCTGGCGATGGAGCGCAATCCCGCCGCCTCGGCCGCCATCGTTCGAGCCGGCCACGACGTCTGCTCGCACGGCTGGCGCTGGATCATGCATCCCGAGCTCAGCGAGGCCGAGGAGCGCGAGCACATCGCGAAAGGCGTCGCCGCCATCCGCAGGATGACGGGCGAGCGGCCGCTCGGCTGGTACTGCCGCTACGGACCGAGCGTGAACACGCGGCGACTGCTCGTCGAGGAAGGCGGCTTCCTCTACGACTCGGACTACTACGGCGACGAGCTGCCGTTCTGGCTGACCGTCGACGGCAGGCCGCACCTCGTCGTGCCCTACTCGCTCGCCACCAACGACGGCAAGTATGCCGGCGGCTCGGTCGGCACGTCGGACCAATGGTTCTCCCTGGTGCGCGATGCCTTCGACATGCTCTATCGCGAGGGCGCGACCCAGCCCAAGATGATGTCGATCGGCATGCATTGCCGCATCCTCGGCCAGCCGGCACGCACGGTCGGCCTGGAGCGTTTGCTCGACCACATGACGAAGCACGCAGGCGTGTGGATCACGCGACGCATCGACATCGCACGCCACTGGGTCGCGACCCATCCCTATCCCGGCAAGGGCCTCAATGAGTAG
- a CDS encoding allantoinase PuuE yields the protein MSWQPTRDFVGYGARPPDPRWPGGARVAVNFVMNYEEGSEPSIQDGEGYTETGLTESTSSSIGLDGRDLAGEGMFEFGSRVGFWRIMRAFQERGLPLTVFGCALALERNTPAAEAIKASGFDVCSHGWRWVKHFKLSEAEEREHIAKAVKSFQQTVGQSPAGWYCRYGPSVNTRRLLMEHGGFLYDSDYYGDELPFWQTVQGKPQLIVPYSLTNNDGKYAATMATSDQWFTLVKDAFDVLYHEGARAPKMMSVGLHMRLIGHPARAAGLWRLLDYLQTRQGVWITRRIDIARHWIATHPYSGRGLNE from the coding sequence ATGAGCTGGCAACCGACACGCGACTTCGTGGGCTACGGCGCCCGGCCGCCCGATCCGAGATGGCCCGGCGGCGCGCGGGTCGCGGTCAATTTCGTGATGAACTACGAGGAGGGATCGGAACCCTCCATCCAGGACGGCGAGGGCTACACCGAGACCGGTCTCACCGAATCGACCAGTTCGTCGATCGGGCTCGACGGCCGCGATCTCGCCGGCGAGGGCATGTTCGAGTTCGGCAGCCGGGTCGGCTTCTGGCGCATCATGCGCGCCTTCCAGGAGCGCGGCCTGCCCCTCACCGTCTTCGGCTGCGCGCTGGCGCTCGAGCGCAACACGCCGGCGGCCGAGGCGATCAAGGCGTCGGGCTTCGACGTCTGCTCGCACGGCTGGCGCTGGGTGAAGCACTTCAAGCTGAGCGAGGCCGAGGAGCGCGAGCACATCGCCAAGGCGGTCAAGTCGTTCCAGCAGACCGTCGGCCAGTCGCCGGCCGGCTGGTACTGCCGCTACGGTCCCAGCGTCAACACGCGCCGCCTGCTGATGGAGCATGGCGGCTTCCTCTACGATTCCGACTACTACGGCGACGAGCTGCCGTTCTGGCAGACGGTGCAGGGCAAGCCGCAGCTCATCGTCCCCTACTCGCTCACCAACAACGACGGCAAGTACGCCGCTACCATGGCGACCTCGGACCAGTGGTTCACGCTGGTGAAGGATGCGTTCGACGTGCTCTACCACGAGGGCGCCCGGGCACCGAAAATGATGTCGGTCGGCCTGCATATGCGCCTGATCGGCCATCCGGCCCGCGCCGCCGGACTATGGCGCCTGCTCGACTACCTGCAGACCCGGCAGGGCGTGTGGATCACGCGGCGCATCGACATCGCCAGGCACTGGATCGCGACGCACCCGTATTCGGGCAGGGGCCTCAACGAATAG